The Deltaproteobacteria bacterium DNA segment CTCAACCACGAGCGGGTCTCGCTCACGCCCTACGGCCCGTCCGCGCGCATGTTCGAGGAGGTGCGCCAGTGGGCAAGCGCGACGAAGCTCACCGACGGGCGCCGCGTGATCGACCAGGGCTGGGTGCGCGAGGCGCTCGCCTGGGTGCACGCGAAGCTCGAGGCGCTGCGCCTCATGCAGTGGAAGCTCGCCTGGAGCATGACGCAGGGAAAGCTCCATCCGGCCGATGCCTCGGCGGTGAAGGTCTACGCGACCGAGCTCTACGTGCAGGCGTACCGGCGCCTGATGGAGGTGCTGGGGCCGGCGGGCACGATCCGGGACGGCTCGCCCGGCGCCGTCGCCCGCGGCCGCCTCGAGCGCATGTACCGCGCAACCCTGATCCTCACCTTCGGCGGCGGCACCAACGAGGTGCAGCGCGACATCATCGCCATGGCCGGCCTCGGCCTGCCCCATTACAAGAGCTGAGCGCGGAGGCTCCTGCCGTGGATTTCTCGTTCACCGACGAACAGAACGCGCTGCGCGAGCTCGCGCGCAAGATCCTCGAGGCCGAGGCGACGCCCGATCGCCTGCGCGAGGTCGAGAGGAGCGACGAGCGCGTCGACCGGAAGCTCTGGGCGACGCTCGCCGAGGCGAACCTCCTCGGGGCGGCGCTGCCCGAGGCGGTCGGGGGGAGCGGCTACGGCGTCTTCGAGCTGTGCGTGCTGCTCGAGGAGATCGGCCGCGCGGTGGCGCCGGTGCCGGCGTGGGCCGCCCTGGCCGGTGCCGCGCTGCCGATCGCGCGCTTTGCGGACGCAACGCTCCAGGAGCGCTGGCTCCCGCCGCTCGTCGCCGGACGCACGATCCTGAGCGCGGCCTTCGCGGAGCCGGACAACGTGGATCCGCTGGCGCCCGCCACGAAGGCCACGCAGGACGGCGCCGGCTGGCGCCTCGCGGGCGTGAAGTTCTGCGTGCCCGCCGCCCACGTCGCCGAGCGCGTGCTGGTCCCTGCCACCGGCCCCGGCGGCGTCGGGCTCTTCCTCGTCGATCCGCGCGGCGCGGGCACGAGCCTCGAGCCGCAGCTCGCGACGGACCGCTCGATCCAGGGCTGGCTTGCGCTCGACGGCGCGCCGGTCGCGGCCGACGCCGTCGTGGTCGCGCCGGGCGCGGCCGGCCGGGCGGCGCTCCAGTGGACGGTCGAGCGCGCCCGGGCGGCCCTCTGCGCGATGCAGGTCGGCGTCGCCGAGAAGGCGCTGCGCATCACCGCCGGCTACGCGGCCCAGCGCCAGCAGTTCGACCGCCCGATCGGGAGCTTCCAGGCCGTGCACACCCGCGCCGCCGACGCCTACTGCGACCTCGAGGCGCTCCGGCTGGTCACCTGGCAGGCGGCCGACCTGCTCGCGCGCGAAGAGCCGGCGAGCGACGCGGTCGAGATCGCGAAGTTCTTCGCCGGCGACGCCGGACACGCGATCGCGTACGCCGCGATGCACCTGCACGGCGGGATCGGCGTGGACGTCGACTACCCGATCCACCGCTACTACCTGTGGGCACGCCAGATCGAGCTCACGCTCGGCCCCGCGTCGGCGCAGCTCGCCGCGATCGGAGACCGCCTGGCGCAGCCGGCGTAGCCGGCGTCCCGGCGGTCCCCGGCGGATCGGGAGCTACGCGCGCTGGCCTCCGCGGGCCGCCGGGGAGGTGGCCAGCAGGGCCGGCAGCTCGGCCACCGAGCCGAGGAAGGCGCGGACCGGACGACCCGCGAAGTCCTCCGGCGGCGAGGGGCCCGACAGGACGGCGACGAAGGGGACCTGCGCGTGCGCCGCGGCGTCGGCGTCCACCCGGTGGTCGCCGACGTAGAGCGCGCCCTCGGGTGCGACGCCGAGCTGCGCGAGCGCGAGCAGCAGCGCGTCGGGGGCGGGCTTGTGGCGCGTCACGTCCTCGCCGCCGACGATCGCGTCGAAGCCGTCGAGCAGCGCGTGGCGCGCGAGGATGCGCTCGATCTGGCCGCGGCGCTTGGTCGAGCAGATGGCCGTGGCGAGGCCGCTGGCGCGCAGCGCCGCGATCACGCCGGCGACCGGCTCGAAGACCCGCGTGCGCTCGTGCATGATGCGCTCGGCCAGCGTGTGGAAGCCCTCGCGGAAGCGCGCCGCCAGCGTCGCGTCGGCCACGCCGTGGAGCGCCCACAGGGCCTCGGGCAGGGGCAGCCCGATCGTGCGCCGGATCCGCTCGGCCGGAACCGCCGGCAGCCCCACGGCCGAGAGCCCCGCGCCGAAGCACTCGACGATCGCGTCGGAGGAGTCCGCGAGCGTGTAGTCGAAGTCGAAGAGGACGGCGCGCACGCGCGCAGGGTGGCGGCTTCACGCGGAGGCGGCCAGCCGGCTCGTGTCCGGTGTCGGAAGTTCGCCGTCGAAGTCTCGAGCCGTCGCGGGCGGCTGGGTGTGCACCGAGATCGCGGCTACGGGCCGCTCGCAAGGCGCGCGACCGAGCCATGGCCGTCGCCATGGGGCGGGAGCGCAACGCTGCGAGCGGCCCGTAGCCGCGATCGAATGCAGGCGAACTTCCGACACAGGGCACTAGCGAGCGTGCCGCTGCGCGCGGGCGCCCAGGAGGGCGAGGCCGATCGCGGCGAGCAGCACCGGGCCGGGCTCCGGCAGGACCCGCCCCTCGAGCCGGACGCTCGCGAGCCCGTGCGTCTGCTCCCAGCCTCCCGCCGGAGGCCGCGAGAAGGACGAAGCGACCTCGCTGCCCTTGCGCCATGCGAAGGTCGGCGGCGCGGTGTCGACGTCGACGATCGAGATCCACCAAAGGCCGGCGCCCAGGGCGAGCTCGGCGGGCAGCCGCGCCTCGTACTCGAACTGCTGCAGCGAGGCTGGGAACGCGGAGATCGTGGCGGTGACGGCAGCGACCAGGAAGGGCGTCGCCTCCGGCCCGGCGCCCGTGTCGGCAAAGAAGCGGATCTCGAACGGGCTCGTCCCGGGGTTCGGGACCTCCTCGAACGAGAAGTAGCCGCCCCACCAGACGAGCGCGTCGATGCCGGCCGGCTGCGAGAGGGCGAACGGGGTGGCGGCTTCGCGGAGGCGCTGGAGATCGCTGAACAGGGTGCCGGCCAGGAACGGGTCGGCGGCCGGTCGTTCGAAGACCGTGGTGGCGAGCGCTCGTCCCGGTGTTCCGGCGAGAGCCCAGACGATCGCGAGCGCCAGGATTCCCAAACGCATCCCCACCTCCCGGACGCGGTCCGTCCTTCCCGGATAGGTGGCCGGTCCGGGGTCGGAGGTGTCGGGGCTTGCCGGTTCGCACCGGCTCGGCAATATTGAAACACGTTTCATTCTCGTGCTGCGCCTCCGGAGCCCCACCCCCCGATGCACCTCGACTTCACGGCCGAGCAGAATGCCCTGCGCCACGAGCTGCGCGCGTACTACCGGGAGCTGTTCACGCCGGCCCTGCGCGCGGCGCTCGACGCCGAGTGGGACGACATGGGCGGGCCCGTCTTCCGCGAGGTGGTCGGGCGCATGGGGCGCGACGGCTGGCTCGGGATCGGCTGGCCGCGCGCGTTCGGGGGCCAGGGCCGGGGCCCGCTCGAGCAGCTGATCTTCTGGGAGGAGACCTACCGGGCGCACGCGCCGCTCCCGATCATCTCCGTCAACACGATCGGCCCCACGCTGATGGCCCACGGCACGCCGGAGCAGCAACGCGCGCTGCTGCCCGGGATCCTGCGCGGCGAGCTCTTCTTCGCGATCGGCTACACCGAGCCGGGTGCCGGCACCGACCTCGCCTCGCTGCGAACCACTGCGGTGCGCGAGGGCGACGAGTGGGTGATCGACGGCCAGAAGATCTACACGACCCACGCGCACGACGCGGACTACGTCTGGCTCGCCGCCCGCACCGATCCCGAGGCTCCGAAGCACAAGGGCATCACGATCATCCTGGTGCCGACCTCGTCACCGGGCTTCACGGTGACCCCGATCCGCACGGTGGGGGGCGAGCGCACCAACGCCACCTACTACGAGGGCGTGCGGGTGCCGGTCGCCCACACGGTCGGGCCGGTGAACGGCGGCTGGAGGCTGATCACCTCGCAGCTCAACCACGAGCGCGTGACGCTCGCGACGCCGGGCACCGCCGACGCCCTGCTCGAGGCGGTCTGGGGCTGGGCGGCAAAGGTGGAGAAGCCGGGCGGCGGGCGCCTGCTCGACGAGCCGTGGGTGCAGCTCCAGCTCGCTCGTGTCTACGCGAAGCTCGAGGCGCTGAAGGTGCTGAACTGGCGCTCGGCCTGGTCGCTCGAGGCGGGCCAGCCGCACCCGGCCGACGCCTCGGCGGTGAAGGTTCTCGGCACCGAGTTCTTCGTGGAGTGCTACCGGCTCCTGCTCGAGATCACGGGGCCGGCGGGGCTCGTGCGCGAGGGGGAGCCCGGCGCGCTCTTCGGCGGCATGCTCGAGCGCGCCTACCGGGCCGCCACCACGCTCACCTTCGGCGGCGGCGTCAACGAGGTGCAGCGCGAGATCATCGCGCTGGCAGCGCTCGGACTTCCCCGGCAGGCGCGCGGAGCCCGCGCGCAGTGAGCCGCAGGCGAGCGAAATCGGAAGGCGTGCGGGCCTGAGCGGAGGCACGATGGACAGGCAGGAGCTCGAGGCGAAGCTGCGCGCGTTCGTCGGACGCAGGACCGGGCCGCCGGCGACCGGACCCTATCCCGTCAACGAGGCGATGATCGGCGTGTGGTGCGAGGCGATGGAGGACCACCTCCCGGTGTATACGGACCGCGGCGCCGCCGAGAAGTCCGTTCATGGCGGCCTCGTGGCACCGCCGACGATGCTCCAGGCCTGGAGCATGCGCGGCATGGCGATGGCCGCGCAGATGGAGGACTCGAGCGACGAGCAGCTCGCGGTCCATCGCCTGCTGACGGAGGCCGGCTACCCCTCCGTCGTCGCCACCAACAGCGAGCAGGGCTACACGCGCTACCTGCGGCCCGGCGACGAGGTCGTCTCGTCCACCGTGATCGAGGCGATCTCGGAGCAGAAGGCGACCGCCCTCGGCGTCGGGTACTTCATCGACACGCGCACCATCTTCACGGACCAGCACGGCGAGGAGCTGGGCTGGATGACCTTCCGGGTCCTGAAGTTCAGACCCGCTCAGCCGGCCTCCGCGGCCGCCCCGAGCGACGCCGCGGCCCCCCCGAAGCCCCGCCGCCTCGCGCCCCCGCTCGGCCACGACAACCAGTGGTGGTGGGAGGGCATCGCCGCCGGCGAGCTGCGCATCCAGCGCTGCAAGGCGTGCGGGACGCTCCGCCATCCGCCGCGGCCCATGTGCGGGAGCTGCCAGTCGATCGAGTGGGACTGGGTCGTCTCGAAGGGCGCCGGAACGGTCCACAGCTACGTCGTGCTGCACCACCCGCCGGTGCCCGGCTACGACTACCCGCTGCCGGTCGTGCTCGTCGACCTCGACGAGGGGACCCGGATCGTCGCGAACATGGCCGGCTGCAAGCCGGACGAGATCCGGATCGGTATGCGCGTGCAGGCGCGCATCGAGGCGGCCGACGAGGCGCTGAAGCTCCCCTTCTTCCATCCCGCGGGCGGGAGGTAGCGTGGACTTCCGGCCCGGCGAGGAGCAGGCGGCGATCCGCGAGCTGGCGCGCGGCATCCTCGACAAGGAGGTGACGCGCGAGCGGCTCGGGGCGGCCGAGGCTGCGGACGGCTTCGATGCTCGGCTCTGGGCGACGCTCGCCGAGGCGAATCTGCTCGGTGTCGCCGTGCCGGAGACCCAGGGCGGCATGGGGCTCGGCCTGCCCGAGCTCCTCGCGCTCTGCGAGGAGGTGGGGCGCGCGGTGGCCCCGGCGCCGGTGGGCGCGGCGCTCGTCACGGGCGGGCTTCCGATCGCGCGCTTCGGCGACGCCGCCCAGCAGGCGGCCTGGCTCGCACCGCTCGCGTCGGGCGAGGCGCTGCTCTCGGCGGCGCTCGACGACCCCGGCTCGGGCGACGTCGAACGGCCCGCCACGCGCGCCCGCCGCGACGGCAGCGACGTCCGGCTCGACGGCGCCAAGCGCTTCGTTCCGCTCGGCCCGCGCGCCGCGCGCGTGCTCGTGCCGGCCGCGCTCGACGGCGCCACGGGGGTCTTCCTGCTCGATCCCGCGGCCGCCGGGGTGAGCTGGACGGCAGCGCGCATGTCCACCGGCACGCCCCTCTTCGCGCTCGAGCTCGACGGCGCGCGCGTCGCCGGCGCGGACCGCCTCGGCGGCGACGGCTCCGCCGCCAGCCGGATGGGCGACGGCTCCGCCGCCAGCCGGATGGGCGACGGCTCCGCCGTCGCTCGCTTCACCCACGACTGTGGCGTGATCGCGGCCTGCGCCACCCAGATCGGTGTCTGCGAGCGGGCGCTCGAGATCACCACCGGCCATCTGCGCGAGCGCGAGCAGTTCGGCGCGCCGATCGGCTCCTTCCCGGCCGTCCAGCAGCGGGCCGCCGACGCCTGGATCGACCTCCAGGCACTCCGCTGGACGACCTGGCGCGCGGCCTGGCGGCTCGCCGAGGGGCTCCCGGCCGCGCGCGAGCTGCTCGTCGCGCGCTTCTGGGCTGCCGAGGCCGGCCAGCGCATCACCGACACCACGCAGCACCTGCACGGCGGCCTCGGGGTCGACGTCGACTACCCGATCCATCGCTACTTCCTGTGGTCGCGCTCGCTCGCGCAGGGCGTCGGCGGTGCGGCCCCCACCCTGGCCACGCTCGGCCGCGAGCTGGCCGCGAGCCCGCCCGGTCCGGAGGCCCAGATCGCATGACGCCGACGACGCGCCGCTTCGAGTCCGTGCAGGTGGGCGAGGCGCTCCCCGAGCTGCCGATCCCGATCACCGTGACCCTCGTCGTGGCCGGCGCGCTCGCGTCGCGCGACTTCACCCCGGTCCACCACGACCGGGCCGCCGCCCAGGCCCAGGGCATGGGCGACGTCTTCATGAACATCCTCACCACCAACGGGCTGGTCGGGCGCTACGTCACCGACTGGGCCGGGCCGGATGCGCTCTTGCGGGGCGTCGCGATCAAGCTCGGCGCGCCGAACCTCCCCGGCGACACCATGAAGATGGCCGGCAGCGTGAAGAGCAAGGACGAGGCGAAGGGGGAGCTGGTCGTGGAGATCGCGGGCAAGAACGCCTGGGGCAACCACGTGACGGGGACGGTGCGGCTCGCGCTGCCGCGCGAGCAGGGGACCGGGCGATGACGAGCCCGCTCCAGGACCGGGCCGCGATCGTGGGGATCGGGCAGACCGAGTACTCCAAGAACTCGGGGCGCTCCGAGCTCCAGCTCGCCTGCGAGGCGGTGCGGGCGGCGCTCGACGACGCCGGCCTCTCGCCGGCGGACGTGGACGGCATGACCACCTTCACGATGGACTCGAGCGACGAGATCGAGCTGGCGCGCGCCGTCGGGATCGGCGACCTCACCTTCTTCAGCCGCATCCCCTACGGCGGCGGCGCGGCGATCGGTGTCCTCCAGCAGGCGGTGCTGGCGGTGGCGACCGGCGTCGCCCGGACGGTCGTCGTGTACCGCGCCTTCAACGAGCGCTCGGGGCGCCGCTACTCGACCGGCATCTCCGAGGGCATC contains these protein-coding regions:
- a CDS encoding HAD family hydrolase, whose amino-acid sequence is MRAVLFDFDYTLADSSDAIVECFGAGLSAVGLPAVPAERIRRTIGLPLPEALWALHGVADATLAARFREGFHTLAERIMHERTRVFEPVAGVIAALRASGLATAICSTKRRGQIERILARHALLDGFDAIVGGEDVTRHKPAPDALLLALAQLGVAPEGALYVGDHRVDADAAAHAQVPFVAVLSGPSPPEDFAGRPVRAFLGSVAELPALLATSPAARGGQRA
- a CDS encoding bifunctional MaoC family dehydratase N-terminal/OB-fold nucleic acid binding domain-containing protein; amino-acid sequence: MDRQELEAKLRAFVGRRTGPPATGPYPVNEAMIGVWCEAMEDHLPVYTDRGAAEKSVHGGLVAPPTMLQAWSMRGMAMAAQMEDSSDEQLAVHRLLTEAGYPSVVATNSEQGYTRYLRPGDEVVSSTVIEAISEQKATALGVGYFIDTRTIFTDQHGEELGWMTFRVLKFRPAQPASAAAPSDAAAPPKPRRLAPPLGHDNQWWWEGIAAGELRIQRCKACGTLRHPPRPMCGSCQSIEWDWVVSKGAGTVHSYVVLHHPPVPGYDYPLPVVLVDLDEGTRIVANMAGCKPDEIRIGMRVQARIEAADEALKLPFFHPAGGR
- a CDS encoding acyl-CoA/acyl-ACP dehydrogenase; amino-acid sequence: MDFRPGEEQAAIRELARGILDKEVTRERLGAAEAADGFDARLWATLAEANLLGVAVPETQGGMGLGLPELLALCEEVGRAVAPAPVGAALVTGGLPIARFGDAAQQAAWLAPLASGEALLSAALDDPGSGDVERPATRARRDGSDVRLDGAKRFVPLGPRAARVLVPAALDGATGVFLLDPAAAGVSWTAARMSTGTPLFALELDGARVAGADRLGGDGSAASRMGDGSAASRMGDGSAVARFTHDCGVIAACATQIGVCERALEITTGHLREREQFGAPIGSFPAVQQRAADAWIDLQALRWTTWRAAWRLAEGLPAARELLVARFWAAEAGQRITDTTQHLHGGLGVDVDYPIHRYFLWSRSLAQGVGGAAPTLATLGRELAASPPGPEAQIA
- a CDS encoding acyl-CoA dehydrogenase family protein; translated protein: MHLDFTAEQNALRHELRAYYRELFTPALRAALDAEWDDMGGPVFREVVGRMGRDGWLGIGWPRAFGGQGRGPLEQLIFWEETYRAHAPLPIISVNTIGPTLMAHGTPEQQRALLPGILRGELFFAIGYTEPGAGTDLASLRTTAVREGDEWVIDGQKIYTTHAHDADYVWLAARTDPEAPKHKGITIILVPTSSPGFTVTPIRTVGGERTNATYYEGVRVPVAHTVGPVNGGWRLITSQLNHERVTLATPGTADALLEAVWGWAAKVEKPGGGRLLDEPWVQLQLARVYAKLEALKVLNWRSAWSLEAGQPHPADASAVKVLGTEFFVECYRLLLEITGPAGLVREGEPGALFGGMLERAYRAATTLTFGGGVNEVQREIIALAALGLPRQARGARAQ
- a CDS encoding acyl-CoA/acyl-ACP dehydrogenase, yielding MDFSFTDEQNALRELARKILEAEATPDRLREVERSDERVDRKLWATLAEANLLGAALPEAVGGSGYGVFELCVLLEEIGRAVAPVPAWAALAGAALPIARFADATLQERWLPPLVAGRTILSAAFAEPDNVDPLAPATKATQDGAGWRLAGVKFCVPAAHVAERVLVPATGPGGVGLFLVDPRGAGTSLEPQLATDRSIQGWLALDGAPVAADAVVVAPGAAGRAALQWTVERARAALCAMQVGVAEKALRITAGYAAQRQQFDRPIGSFQAVHTRAADAYCDLEALRLVTWQAADLLAREEPASDAVEIAKFFAGDAGHAIAYAAMHLHGGIGVDVDYPIHRYYLWARQIELTLGPASAQLAAIGDRLAQPA
- a CDS encoding MaoC/PaaZ C-terminal domain-containing protein, translating into MTPTTRRFESVQVGEALPELPIPITVTLVVAGALASRDFTPVHHDRAAAQAQGMGDVFMNILTTNGLVGRYVTDWAGPDALLRGVAIKLGAPNLPGDTMKMAGSVKSKDEAKGELVVEIAGKNAWGNHVTGTVRLALPREQGTGR